In the genome of Massilia sp. W12, the window TGAAACAACAACGGCCAATCCGCCTGGCGCCGCTGCGCCCAGGCCGGTATACGCCAAAACCGCCGAAAACCGGGGCGCCAGCCGCCGCCTTGCCCTGCGCACTTCCCTTCTATCCAGTGGCTTATTAGCCCTGGGCAATAAAGCCGGCTTTGCCCATGCCCTGCCGGCGCTGCCGGCCAATCCGCGCGATGAGCGCGGCCTGCGTCCGATTCTTGCGCCGCAAAAAATCGGCGCGCTGCTGGCCCCGGATGAAAACGGGCTGCGCCTGCCGCCCGGCTTTTCTTCCCGCATCATCGCCAGAAGCAGCCAGCCGGTCAGCGGCACGGATTATATCTGGCCGGCGGCGCCGGATGGCGGCGGTTGTTTCCGCGCCGCGCATGGCGGCTGGATTTATGTCTGCAACAGTGAATTGCCGGATGGCGCCGGGAGCGTTTCTGCAATCGCTTTTGACGCGGATGGCGCAATTCAGCGCGCATACGCGATTTGCCGCCACACCAGCCGCAATTGCGTTGGCGGCATCACCCCCTGGGGCACCTGGTTATCAGCGGAAGAAGTGGACCGGGGCCGCGTGTTTGAATGCGACCCGACCGGCAAACAGGCCGCCGTAGCGCGCCATGCGCTGGGCTGGTTTGATCATGAAGCGATTGCCTACGACACCCGCAACGGCTATTTATACATGACGGAAGATCAGCACGATGGCCGTTTTTATCGCTTCCGCCCCACCCGCAAATATGATTTATCCGCCGGGGTGCTGGAAGTGGCGCGCAAAGTGGGCGCCAATGCGCCCTGGAAAATCGAATGGCAACCGGTGCCCACGCCCAACCCGACCGCCAAGGGCGTGCGCACGCGCAAGCAAGTGTCCGGCAGTTCCGCCTTCAATGGCGGCGAAGGGGCCTGGTTTCATGCCGATGTGGTGTATTTCACCACCAAGGGCGATAACCGGGTCTGGGCGCTTGACACCAAGACCGATCTGCTCTCAATCGTGCACGAGCAAAACGCCTCCAAAGTGGACAATATCGCCACCAGCAGCAGCGGTGAATTGTATTTGGCGGAAGACGGCGGCGAGATGCAGGTGCTGGTGCTGGCCTCACATGGGCAAATGGCGCCGATTTTGCAGTTGGTCGGACATGAAGGATCCGAAATCACCGGCATGGCCTTCAGTCCGGATAACACGCGCCTGTATTTCAGCTCGCAACGCGGCAGCAGCAATGATGCGGCGGCTGGCGTGACCTTTGAGGTGCGCGGCCACTTTAACCGTTAAGTGTGCAGCGCTGCCCTTATGCCGCTTTGCGCAAGGGCAGCGCAGCATGCAGGGCCAGTGCGCTGATCGCCACTTCAACCGCACACAAGCCGAGCAAATCCAGCGCCAGACGCAAGCTGTGCGCATAGCGCGCCTGGCTGCCGGCCCCGGCCCCGAACACATGCAAGGCCAGCGTCAGTTTTTGATTGTGCAGACCGGCGCGCAACAGCGCATTCGCCAATTCCGCCGGGGTATGGCTTTTATGTCTGCCGCCTTGATCCAGCATCAAAACGCCGTCGCGCTGACGCAAATCGCGGATCATGATTTGCGGTTCGCCATCGGCCTGGGCATGCGCCAGTATGTGCACACAGCAACCCGCTTCCAGCTGCGGCAGGCGGTCGCCCTGTTCAATCGGCAAATCCGCCTGCGCGTGCTTGCGCACTTGCTGCATCAAACGGGCGTGCGCCTGCAAGGCGATGCTGGCTGCCGGCATGTAAATAATTTCGCGCATGATTGACTCCCTGCTTACCTGGTTGCGATGGAGTCAGTATGGCGGCGGGATGTGGAGCAAAAATGGAGAAATCAGGAAAATGCAAAGCGCGTTTTGACACGCTTTGCGCACCACAGGAACAATCGGCGGCTCAGCCGTTTTCGACTTTCAAATAACGGTCCAGCTCATCCAGCACTTCATTGAGCCAGGTCACGGCCAGCCGGTCGCGCCGGCCGGAAGGCGGCTGTTTTACCAGGGTCAAACTGGTGTCGCGCAACACCGATTCTTTCAGGCGCAAACCATGGCGCGCCAATTTGGCCCCGATTTCCTCACGTTTTTCCCATAAAAACATGCGCGTGTTTTGATATGACATCTCACACATGCGGCGCCGGTTGTTATAGCTGAACATATTGGTGAAAAACATTTCCGAATCCTGCTTGGCGGGTTGAAACAGCAGAATATCGGTGTCGGGATAGGTGCGACGGTAATTGCCCATGCCGACTTCCATGCGCGAATGCAAGATTGCGCGCAAAGCCTGCGACAACACATTCACCAGGCCGCCATTGGCCAGCTTGCTGTCAGCGCCGCCGGCGCCCGCCGCCGCGCCATGCGCATCGTAGGGCACAATCGGGTTTAAACAAAACAGCACATCCACCCCATGTTCCAGCGCAATCGAGGCGTGCATGGTTTTACGCAACGCGCCATCGACAAAATGGCGGCCATTGATCACCACCGGCGGGAACAGGCCCGGCACCGATGCGCTGGCCTGCACCGCGCGCGAAATCGGGATATCGTCATAGCCCTTGGCGCCAAAGCGCACCGCTTCGCCGGTATCCAGATCGGTGGCGACAATCACCAGCTTTTTTTGCAAGCGGCGGAAATCATTGCTGCGCCCCTGTTTGGCGAAGGTGGCGCGCAAAAAGCGTTCAATTTCATCATTTGACAGCAAGCCGGTGGGCAAGGCTTCTTTCAGGCGCTCAAACGCATCCGGCAAACTGGTTTTCCTGCTGCGCAGGTAGCGGTAAAGCGAAGCCGCCACCAGGCCCGGCAACATCAGCGCGCGCTTGACGAACTCCTCCAAGGCAGGTCGCATCAACATTTCCGGTTTGAACAAGGGCAAATCGCTGTCTTGCGGTTCGACATCGCTTTCAATAAAAGCGCGACACATTTCATAGGGCGTAACGCCATTCGCCAGACCGGAAGCAATAATGCCGCCGGCGCTGATGCCGACATAAATCTCGGCGTCGTTCACATCCAAGCCTTCAATTGACTCTTGCAATGCGGCCAGCGCGCCGATTTCATACACCGCGCCCAGAGGGCCGCCGCCGGCAAGGGCAAAGCCGATCGCCGGCTTGCCATGACGGCGAGGACGTTTTGGACGGGGTTCAAATGGCAGCACGGGAGACATGGAATATTTTTACCTTGCGCGGGCGGCGCACGGCCCGCAGGTGAATCAGAAAAAGGCCGGCGTGCGCGCCGGTGCGGCATTATTCGCCTTGTGCGGGTTCGGTCGTGGCCGGCGCGGTTTTTTTACGGCGGCTGGTTTTAGCCTTGGGGGCTGCTTCGGCTGCCGTCTCACTGCTCACGCTGGCGGCGGCGGTTTTACGTTTGGCCACGGGTTTCACTGCCGCTTCAGGCTTGGTTTTTTTTACTGCAGGCTTTTTGACAGCGGCTTTTTTAGGCGCTGCGGCCTCTTCTTCGCGCGCCGCTTTCTTGCCGGAAAGCTCAGCCACCGCTTTGGAGAGTTGTTCGACGCGCCGGGTCAGCAATTGAATATCTTTTTGTGTCGGCACGCCCATGCTGGCCAAGGCGCGCGAGACGCGCTCTTCAAACACCTGTTCCAGTTTGTCCCAGGAGCCGGAAGCCTGGTCGCGCACGCCATCGGCTACGCGGTTGACTTTTTCGGTGACGCCGGAGACTTTTTCCTCGGCCATTTTCTGGGTGCGTTTTTGCAGGCTGCTGCCTTCTTTGACCAGTTTTGAAAACACTTTGCCCCCCTCTTGCTGCGCTTTGGAAAAAGCGCCCAGACCGGCCTGCCAAATCTGCTGCGCTGAATTGCGCACGGCATTCGCCAATTGTTTGTCTTCAGCAGACGACAAGGACTTCAACTTCTTGACCATGCTTTTCGCTCCGTGGAAATGGGGTATCAGGTTGTCGCCGCCACTGTTTGCAAAATTTGCAAGACTTTCAGGCATTGCACTGAATTAACCTTTGTTGCAACGCACAACACAAATTTTCGCGCCAGATGAATGACAGACAACAGTAGCTGGGATTGTAGGGAGCAATTCTAGAGATGGGGTTCTAAAGGCCGGCGCACTGCACGGAAATGGTGCAAGAGCAATGCTAAGGTGGCGCACTTCATGCAGACAAAGTCAGGGTGTGGCGCCGCAGCCGGGACAAAGCGCATAAATCGCCGTGAAAAGTTGCCAAAGCTGCGCGAGGCTGTAATATGAGAGGCTTGATGGCAGGCGCTGCTTGGCCAGTCATGTTCCTGGCGGCGGGGACAACCCGCCAGCACGACGGGAACGCACCCTTGTTTCAATTCAATAACAGGAGGTCACATGCAGTATTTCATTACCGGAGCGACCGGTTTCATCGGCAAGCGTCTGGTCAGGAAGATCCTGGCGCGCAAAGGCAGCGTGGTGTATTTCCTGATGCGCGAGGCGGGGCGCGATAAAGTTCCCGCGCTGCTGGAATACTGGGGCGTATCAAAGACGCGGGCGATTCCGGTATATGGCGATTTGCGCCAAGCCGATTTGGGCGTATCGGACGCCGATTGCGCCACCCTCAAAGGCAATATCGACCACCTGTTCCACTTAGCCGCCATCTACGACATGAAGGCCGGCGATGAAGAGCAGATGCAAACCAATGTCGAAGGCACCCGCAATGTGGTCAATTTCGCCAACAAGATTGGCGCAAAATGCTTTCACCATACCAGCTCGATTGCCGCAGCCGGCATGTATGAAGGGATTTTCCGCGAAGACATGTTCGATGAGGCGGAAGGACTCGACCACCCCTATTTCGCGACCAAGCACGAATCGGAAAAAATCGTGCGCACCGAGTGCAAAACGCCATGGCGCGTGTACCGTCCCGGGATGGTGGTGGGCGACTCCAAGACCGGTGAAATGGACAAGGTTGACGGCCCGTATTATTTCTTCAAACTGATTCAACGCATCCGCCAGATGCTGCCGCCGTGGATGCCGACGATCGGCATCGAAGGGGGACGCATCAATATCGTACCGGTGGATTATGTGGTGAATGCGATGGATCACATCGCCCACAAAGACGGCCTGGATGGGCGCGCCTTCCACCTGACCGACCCCGAGCCGATGCGCGTGGGCGAGGTCTTGAACACCTTCTGCAAAGCGGCGCATGCGCCGACCATGAGCATGCGCGTGAATGCCGCGCTGCTGGGCTTTGTGCCGAAATCGGTGAAAAAAGGCTTGATGTCCTTAACCCCGGTGCGCCGCATCACCGAAGCCATCATGAAAGATCTGGGCCTGCCCTCTGAAGTGATGCAATTTGTGAATTACCCGACCCGCTTTGACAATCGCGAAACCGAGCGCGCCTTGAAAGGCTCCGGCATTTCCTGTCCCTCGCTGGATTCGTATGCAGCGCCGATCTGGGATTATTGGGAACGCAATCTGGACCCGGATCTGTTGATCGACCGCAGCCTGAAAGGCCAGGTCAAGGGCAAGGTGGTGTTGATCACCGGCGGCTCTTCCGGCATCGGCTTAGCCACCGCGCACAAAGTGGCGGAAGCCGGCGCCATCACGATTATCTGCGGCCGCGATGAGGACAAGCTGGCGGCGGCCAAAAAAGAAATCAATGAGCGCGGCTTCGAGGTCATCACATACTCGATGGACGCGGCGGATATGGACGACTGCGACCGCTTCGTGAAACTCCTGATTGAAAACCATGGCGGCGTGGATGTGCTGGTGAATAACGCCGGGCGCTCGATCCGGCGTGCAATTGAAGCCTCGTTCGACCGTTTCCACGACTTTGAGCGCACCATGCAGCTGAATTACTTCGGCTGCCTGCGTCTGACTATGGGCTTGCTGCCGTCCATGATCGCCAAGCGCGGCGGGCATGTGATCAATATCTCCTCCATCGGCGTATTGACCAATGCGCCGCGCTTCTCGGCCTATGTGGCTTCCAAGGCCGCGCTGGAAGCCTGGACCCGCTGCGCCGCCTCGGAAATGTCGGATGTCGGCATCAAGTTCACCACCATCAATATGCCGCTGGTCAGAACGCCGATGATCGCCCCCACCAAGCTGTACCAGAACGTGCCGACCTTGACGCCGGACGAAGCGGCGGATTTGATTGCCGAAGCGATTGTGTACAAACCGGTGCGGATCGCCACCCGCGTCGGTATTTTCGGTCAGGTTTTGCATGCTTTGATGCCGCGTGTGGCGCACACCGTGCTCAACACCACCTTCCGCATGTTCCCGGACTCGGAAGCGGCGCGCGGCGACAGCAAGAAAGCGCCGCAATTGAGCGCCGACCAGATCGCCATGCAACAACTGCTGCGCGGCGTGCACTTCTGAGTTTGCGCACAGCTTTTTGGCATTCATGTATGATTCTTCCGGCAGCGCAAGCTGCCGGATTTTTTTTGCGCAACAATAAACTTTTCACGCGCCATCTGTCCAAGCAGCGCGGGGCGCTTGCCCCTCTGTCCCCCTCTGGAGAATTGCATGTCTGACATGTTTTATCGCAACAGCTTAATCTGGCTGTTGCCCGCCAGCATTGCGCTGGCATGGCCCGCCGCCGTCATGGCGCAAAGCAGCGACGCCGCGCAACAAGACGCCCCCGCCAAAGAAGATGACAAGGGCAAAGCGCAGGAAAAAAAGACAGACAGCAAAAGCGGCAATGTGCAACAAGTCACTGTGACCGGCGGCAAACCGAACGCCATGGAAGAACGCCGCCAGTCGAGCGCAGCAAAAATGGTGTTTGGCCGGGAAGAATTGGAACGCAATGGCGACAGCAATCTGGCTGACGTGTTAAAACGTTTGCCCGGCATCAATCTGGGCGGCCGGCCAGGCGGGCGCGGCGGTGAGATCCGCATGCGCGGCATGGGCAGCGGCTATACCCAGATACTGCTGAATGGCGAGCGCGCCCCGCGCGGCTTTGATATCGGCTCGCTGGCGCCGGATCAGGTGGAGCGCATTGAAATCATCCGGGGCACGGTGGCCGAACATTCGACCCAGGCGATAGCCGGCACCATCAATATCATTTTGCGCGAAGGATTCCGGCAACGCGATATTCAACTCAAAATGGGCAACAGCTTCGACGCCGGGAAAGACAGTCCGAATCTGGGTTTTTCCATTCCCGGCAAACTGGGCCGGCTGGAATACACCATCAATGGCAATCTGAGCCAAAACAATGGCAAAAATAACAGCAGCGGCATCAAGCGTGATATTGACTTGATGCAAAACCGCGAATTGATGCTGCAAGACAGCTTCAACCTGAGCCAGTACCGCAGCGACAGCCTGCATTTTGCCCCGCGCCTGGTGTGGAAAGCGGAAAACGGCGACAGCATCACGCTGCAAACCTTTGCCATGCATTCACGCACCTTCAACCGCAGCCTGGATTTTCTGCGTCAGCAAGGCGGAACCCTGCCCGCCCCCTACGCCAAAGCCGACTCTGCGGGAGAAGATCCGTTTTCGATGGCGCGCCTGATGGGCCAATATGTCAGCAAGCTGGGGAATAGCAGCAAACTGGAATTCAAATTCGGCGCCAGCAGCATGCACTTTTCCGGCGACTCGCTGCGCACCGAGCTTGACAGCGCCGGGCGCCTGATCCGCACGCGGATTGACGGCAATGATTTCCGAGAGCGCGGCGCCAATCTGGGTTTGAAATTTTCCACCCCGATAGGCGAAGGACACCAACTGGCCATGGGCGTGGATGGCGAGTACAGCAAGCGCACCCAGCAAAGGATTTCATTGATCAATGGCGCCCCGGATCTGAATCAAGACGCGTCAGATGAAAATCTGCAAGCGAATAACCGGCGTCTGGCGGCCTTCATCCAGGACGAATGGGATATCAATAAACAATGGGCCTTGAATCTGGGCTTGCGCTGGGAAAGCATACGGGTGCGCAGCGGCGGCCCGATTGGCGGCGCGCCGGTGCAAAACAGCAGCCGCGTGTTAAGCCCGATTGCACATGCGGTTTGGCGCATTCCAGGCAAGGCGCGCGATCAGGTGCGCATGAGCGCCACCCACAGCTATCGCGCCAGCGCATTGTCGAACCTGATCGCCGCCCCCTATTTTTCCAATAACAATACAGCCACCAGCCCAGACCGCTTCGGCAATCCAGCCTTGAAGCCAGAGCAGGCGCTGGGCCTGGAATTGGCGTATGAGCATTATTTAAGCGAAGGCGGGATTCTCTCGGCCAATCTGTTTGCGCGCAATATCCGCGATATGGTGCGCAGTCAAACCAGCTTGCAAAACACCCCGCTGGGCCTGCGCTGGGTCAGCCAGCCGACCAATATTGGCCGCGCGCAAACCCGGGGCGTCGAGCTGGAAGCCAAATTCCGCTTGCCGCAACTGATCGAAAATGCGCCGGAACTGGATGTGCGCCTGAATTACACCTGGGCCTGGTCGATGGTGGAAGGCATACCCGGGCCGGATAACCGGATTGATTCGCAGCCCAAGCACAGCGGCAATATCGGCCTGGACTACCGCATTCCGCAAAGCAGCGTGACCCTGGGCGGCAGCCTGAACTATACCCCGGCGTATGTGCTGCAAATCTCACCGGAGCAACGCAATTACAATCCGGTCAAGCGCCAGCTGGATGTGTATGGACTGTGGAAGATCAATTCCTGGGCGCAATTGCGCGTTTCCGCCGCCAACCTGCTGGCGCGTGACTTTGTGAATGCAAGCAGTTTGCTGGAAAAGCATATCCTGCATGAGAATCGCAATATCAACGGCAGCAACACCGTGTGGAGCTTGCGCCTGGAGCTGCAAATCTGAAGCATGGTTTTTGCGTATGGCGCAGCCCTTGGCTGCGCCATATTCGCCCCGGCAAAAGCCTGTGGCGAAAGGTGGGCTTGATCAATTATTGGTGAAACTGCCGGCGCAACGTTTCACGCCATTGCGCACCAGATAAAAGCGTGAGCAATTGGTGTCATAACTGCTGCCGGTGGCGCTGATTTGCCAGCCGGAGATATTCACTCCATTCAAATGATAATATGCGCCATTATATTTCAGGCTGTAATGCTGATGCGGCCCGGTTGAATGTCCGCCATTGCATAATGCCTGCCCCTTGGTATTGGCCGGATTGGCGAAACGCACATTCTTATTAATATTCGCACCGGTATTATATTGCTGATTCATCAAATGATAATATGTGGTGGACCAGCCGCCGCTATGCACAATTTCAGCAAAACAGGAAGAATGGCGCTTATATTGACCGCCGGCGCTGCTGGTGACCCAGATATTCGATTGATTACTGCCCCAACCGCCGCCCTGGCTCATATCCAGCGATGACATGGGATAATTGCCGCTGCCGGTATTGGTGTGCGCGCCGCCGACATACCAGGTCTGCCCGATTGGAAACGGGAATTGCAAGAAGCCGACGGCGGGACCGGCGCGCGGCGCCAGGCTTTGCCCATGCACATCCGCCAAACTCTTATTCGCAGCTTGCGCATCAAATGGCTGGCCGAACAGGCGGCTGTAGGTGGCGGCGAAATCCTGTTCCGCATTCTCGGCCTTCAGACTGCGGCCCTTAGCCAGCATCTTTTGCAACACCGATGTGCCGGACTGCTGGAATTCTGCAGCGCCGGGATGGGCCAGCGGCGCATACAACTGCTGCGCAATCTGATCCGCCACATCGCGCACCTGCTGCGCAAAACCCTTTTCATTCGACAAGGCGGCAAAAGGCTGTTCGCTGTTGGCGGCAAACCCGGCCTGACGGCTGACCATCCCGGTTTGATGTTCCATCAAAGCAATTAAAACACGCGGGCTGACCGAGGTATAACCGGCCCAATGGGAAATCACTTCGGCATGCTGTTTTAAATGCGGCGCATTATTTTGCAGCCAGCCGGCAATATCGAATTGAAACATTTCCTGATGGCTATAAATCAGGGGATTATCGTGCTTTGCCAAACCATTATCAGCATGCGCAATACCGGCGCTCATCGCGCACAGTGAAAATATGGCGGAAATAATTTTGCTGCGAGGAATGTTTTTCATGATGGTCTCTCTCTGTTTTCTCTGTGGAAATACATGCCGGGCCTGCCGGATTGCAAAAATCGCGGGCAGCGACGGGCGTGACTTGTTTATACATCAGGCAACAAGTGAAATGAGTTTGCCGCTGATTTGCAAAATCGTCAATGTCTTTTTTATAACATAAGCAAAGGCGCCGATGTTACAATTTATTTCCCATCCCGGATATATGCCGAATTACGCATTTATTCCACGCCATCCATTCAAGCGGATTTGGCGCAAAAACGCAGGCCGGATTGCGCACAGCAATAACCCATTCCATTACACACAACTCAGTCTTGCAATGCGCCCATCTCGCGTAGAGTCCTGATTGTCTGAGCCGAAACTTGAACATCCTGTAGACCTCGCCAGATTGTTTTCACGCCAGGCTCCCCGTCATGTTTTCGTGCGAGAAAACCGCCGACACGGGCTACCATGCGCAACACCTCGTTCAAGCCCGGCATAGCGGGCGCCTTCTTTTTATTGAGCAGATAAGCCGCTCGGATTTCGTCGGGATCGAAGAACAAAGTGGCGTCGAGATCCGGACAGGTACGTCCCTTACGCATCAGGTACGCGATACGCCAGGCCACCACCATAAACAGCGCCAGCGCCCGCTCCAGCCGGGCCATGGTGGACAGTTGCAGTTCTTCGACTTCACAGCCATTCTTGAGCACATTGAAAAAGATCTCAATTTCCCAGCGCGCGCGATACCAGTCGATCAGTTCGCTGGCGTCGGCCAAGGTTTCCGCGCGGCGGTTGGTCAGCAAGCGCCATTCCACCGGTTTGATGCCCGTCGGCGGCTGCACTTCGGATGCTACGATGCAGGTCGCCTCGATCTTGCCGCGCTTGCCATCACGCAGCAGAACGCGCTTGGCCCACACCTGCTGACGTACCTGGCGCGCCCTTTGCTTGCCGCGCCCGGCCATGATGAAGCTGATCTCGCCCAGCGGCATACCGGCCGTGGTTTCAGGCCACAGGCGTTTGCTTTCGCCGTCAGCCAGACAGCGATCATGCTTGGCGCGCACCAGCCAATCGGCAGGCGTGCCCAATTCGGCTGCGCGCCGCAGCATTCCCATCATGTCCGCTTCGCGGTCAGCCACATACACCAGACGGGTATTGGGCAACTGGGTCGCCTGCTCGGCGACCCGCTCGTAGCCCTCTATCCAGCGTTCACTCTCTTTTACGCTGGCGGGGCGCTTGCCGTCAGCGCCACGCTCTTCACGCGCCCACATCCAGCCATCGAGCAGGCCCAGCGGCTCACGCTCTGGCGACACCGCGTAGGTCGGATGCACATACATGCCGCGCCGCGCTTCGTAGTTGAGCGGGCCGAGGCCGTCGATGTTTTGGCCGCTGAAGTCCAGTTCGGTGGTGTCCTGAATGCACAGAATAACCTTCTGCGTCGCCATGCGTTCCATGGTGCGCGCCCAATGTGGCGCCAGAATGCCATCCCATGTCACCTCCGGATTGGCCATAAAGCGGTAGGCCGCTTGCGTCTCCGTCCAGTTGTCGCATGCTTCGGGAATGCTGGCCTTCGGTTTGGTCGCGAATGTTTCCATCAATTTTCTCGCCCTGTTGTTAAGGCGGGCATCGCCAAGATCGAGTCCGCCAAACTCATCGTCGGTCCAACTCTGTGCTGCTTGCTTTCTGCTCACGTGCGCCGCCCAAAAGATGTGAGTAAACGCGAAATCCGGTAAGTTTACAAGCGGGCGTGCAACTCATTGAATGTAAACGGATTTCTGGCCGCGTTCAGGGCGTCCTGCGGAGATGTGTGTAATGGAATGGCAATAACCCGGCCGCCGACAGCGCCTGCCCCCCCGCCAAGTCGCATTCTTGCAAGCGTTTTTCCAGATGGCTATTCAATTGCACTTGCGCAAGCTGGCTTCCCGCACGGCGCAAACCGTCATCTAAGCTTTGCAGGACGGCTGGGCGGTCTTTGCTATACAGGATTGTGACTGTTCAGCCTTCATAAGGATGGACGAAGCAGATTCCGTTCGCCCTGAGCCAGTCGTTGGGCATGGTTGATCATGGAAAACCGTGGTTCGACAAGCTCGGCACAATGAAGCTGCAACCCGCTTGGCATATAAACCGACTTGTCAGCGCAGTGGCTGAATAGATACACAGGATTTTTGTCGCTGCCCTATATTGGCGTGTAGCTGCCGGCCAATTCCATCCAATACATCTCGCCCTCCTGCGCTGCCCGCTGCGCGTAAAACGGCGCCTGTGACAGCAGCTCTTTTAAGCGTTGCGCTTCCAATCGTCGCAGACCTTGTAATTCCTGCTCAATTTAACGCGCTGGCAATC includes:
- a CDS encoding TonB-dependent receptor, with product MSDMFYRNSLIWLLPASIALAWPAAVMAQSSDAAQQDAPAKEDDKGKAQEKKTDSKSGNVQQVTVTGGKPNAMEERRQSSAAKMVFGREELERNGDSNLADVLKRLPGINLGGRPGGRGGEIRMRGMGSGYTQILLNGERAPRGFDIGSLAPDQVERIEIIRGTVAEHSTQAIAGTINIILREGFRQRDIQLKMGNSFDAGKDSPNLGFSIPGKLGRLEYTINGNLSQNNGKNNSSGIKRDIDLMQNRELMLQDSFNLSQYRSDSLHFAPRLVWKAENGDSITLQTFAMHSRTFNRSLDFLRQQGGTLPAPYAKADSAGEDPFSMARLMGQYVSKLGNSSKLEFKFGASSMHFSGDSLRTELDSAGRLIRTRIDGNDFRERGANLGLKFSTPIGEGHQLAMGVDGEYSKRTQQRISLINGAPDLNQDASDENLQANNRRLAAFIQDEWDINKQWALNLGLRWESIRVRSGGPIGGAPVQNSSRVLSPIAHAVWRIPGKARDQVRMSATHSYRASALSNLIAAPYFSNNNTATSPDRFGNPALKPEQALGLELAYEHYLSEGGILSANLFARNIRDMVRSQTSLQNTPLGLRWVSQPTNIGRAQTRGVELEAKFRLPQLIENAPELDVRLNYTWAWSMVEGIPGPDNRIDSQPKHSGNIGLDYRIPQSSVTLGGSLNYTPAYVLQISPEQRNYNPVKRQLDVYGLWKINSWAQLRVSAANLLARDFVNASSLLEKHILHENRNINGSNTVWSLRLELQI
- a CDS encoding phasin family protein — its product is MVKKLKSLSSAEDKQLANAVRNSAQQIWQAGLGAFSKAQQEGGKVFSKLVKEGSSLQKRTQKMAEEKVSGVTEKVNRVADGVRDQASGSWDKLEQVFEERVSRALASMGVPTQKDIQLLTRRVEQLSKAVAELSGKKAAREEEAAAPKKAAVKKPAVKKTKPEAAVKPVAKRKTAAASVSSETAAEAAPKAKTSRRKKTAPATTEPAQGE
- a CDS encoding SDR family oxidoreductase codes for the protein MQYFITGATGFIGKRLVRKILARKGSVVYFLMREAGRDKVPALLEYWGVSKTRAIPVYGDLRQADLGVSDADCATLKGNIDHLFHLAAIYDMKAGDEEQMQTNVEGTRNVVNFANKIGAKCFHHTSSIAAAGMYEGIFREDMFDEAEGLDHPYFATKHESEKIVRTECKTPWRVYRPGMVVGDSKTGEMDKVDGPYYFFKLIQRIRQMLPPWMPTIGIEGGRINIVPVDYVVNAMDHIAHKDGLDGRAFHLTDPEPMRVGEVLNTFCKAAHAPTMSMRVNAALLGFVPKSVKKGLMSLTPVRRITEAIMKDLGLPSEVMQFVNYPTRFDNRETERALKGSGISCPSLDSYAAPIWDYWERNLDPDLLIDRSLKGQVKGKVVLITGGSSGIGLATAHKVAEAGAITIICGRDEDKLAAAKKEINERGFEVITYSMDAADMDDCDRFVKLLIENHGGVDVLVNNAGRSIRRAIEASFDRFHDFERTMQLNYFGCLRLTMGLLPSMIAKRGGHVINISSIGVLTNAPRFSAYVASKAALEAWTRCAASEMSDVGIKFTTINMPLVRTPMIAPTKLYQNVPTLTPDEAADLIAEAIVYKPVRIATRVGIFGQVLHALMPRVAHTVLNTTFRMFPDSEAARGDSKKAPQLSADQIAMQQLLRGVHF
- a CDS encoding patatin-like phospholipase family protein; the encoded protein is MSPVLPFEPRPKRPRRHGKPAIGFALAGGGPLGAVYEIGALAALQESIEGLDVNDAEIYVGISAGGIIASGLANGVTPYEMCRAFIESDVEPQDSDLPLFKPEMLMRPALEEFVKRALMLPGLVAASLYRYLRSRKTSLPDAFERLKEALPTGLLSNDEIERFLRATFAKQGRSNDFRRLQKKLVIVATDLDTGEAVRFGAKGYDDIPISRAVQASASVPGLFPPVVINGRHFVDGALRKTMHASIALEHGVDVLFCLNPIVPYDAHGAAAGAGGADSKLANGGLVNVLSQALRAILHSRMEVGMGNYRRTYPDTDILLFQPAKQDSEMFFTNMFSYNNRRRMCEMSYQNTRMFLWEKREEIGAKLARHGLRLKESVLRDTSLTLVKQPPSGRRDRLAVTWLNEVLDELDRYLKVENG
- a CDS encoding IS4 family transposase; the encoded protein is MSRKQAAQSWTDDEFGGLDLGDARLNNRARKLMETFATKPKASIPEACDNWTETQAAYRFMANPEVTWDGILAPHWARTMERMATQKVILCIQDTTELDFSGQNIDGLGPLNYEARRGMYVHPTYAVSPEREPLGLLDGWMWAREERGADGKRPASVKESERWIEGYERVAEQATQLPNTRLVYVADREADMMGMLRRAAELGTPADWLVRAKHDRCLADGESKRLWPETTAGMPLGEISFIMAGRGKQRARQVRQQVWAKRVLLRDGKRGKIEATCIVASEVQPPTGIKPVEWRLLTNRRAETLADASELIDWYRARWEIEIFFNVLKNGCEVEELQLSTMARLERALALFMVVAWRIAYLMRKGRTCPDLDATLFFDPDEIRAAYLLNKKKAPAMPGLNEVLRMVARVGGFLARKHDGEPGVKTIWRGLQDVQVSAQTIRTLREMGALQD
- a CDS encoding alkaline phosphatase PhoX; this encodes MSSETTTANPPGAAAPRPVYAKTAENRGASRRLALRTSLLSSGLLALGNKAGFAHALPALPANPRDERGLRPILAPQKIGALLAPDENGLRLPPGFSSRIIARSSQPVSGTDYIWPAAPDGGGCFRAAHGGWIYVCNSELPDGAGSVSAIAFDADGAIQRAYAICRHTSRNCVGGITPWGTWLSAEEVDRGRVFECDPTGKQAAVARHALGWFDHEAIAYDTRNGYLYMTEDQHDGRFYRFRPTRKYDLSAGVLEVARKVGANAPWKIEWQPVPTPNPTAKGVRTRKQVSGSSAFNGGEGAWFHADVVYFTTKGDNRVWALDTKTDLLSIVHEQNASKVDNIATSSSGELYLAEDGGEMQVLVLASHGQMAPILQLVGHEGSEITGMAFSPDNTRLYFSSQRGSSNDAAAGVTFEVRGHFNR